The Bos taurus isolate L1 Dominette 01449 registration number 42190680 breed Hereford chromosome 18, ARS-UCD2.0, whole genome shotgun sequence genome has a window encoding:
- the DPF1 gene encoding zinc finger protein neuro-d4 isoform X2, translating into MRECRLMCETPRCARVSVREWLCVPRAPSLTGFPVGSRQPQTGNYHSQHTRAGPPRHPDWLWPRCSRPPGNEWMGGLSARPSAGRTGPAGTCWGQDPGSKMATVIPGPLSLGEDFYREAIEHCRSYNARLCAERSLRLPFLDSQTGVAQNNCYIWMEKTHRGPGLAPGQIYTYPARCWRKKRRLNILEDPRLRPCEYKIDCEAPLKKEGGLPEGPVLEALLCAETGEKKIELKEEETIMDCQKQQLLEFPHDLEVEDPEDDMPRRKNRAKGKAYGIGGLRKRQDTASLEDRDKPYVCDICGKRYKNRPGLSYHYTHTHLAEEEGEENAERHALPFHRKNNHKPKKAPDGTVIPNGYCDFCLGGSKKTGCPEDLISCADCGRSGHPSCLQFTVNMTAAVRTYRWQCIECKSCSLCGTSENDGASWAGLTPQDQLLFCDDCDRGYHMYCLSPPMAEPPEGSWSCHLCLRHLKEKASAYITLT; encoded by the exons ATGCGTGAGTGTAGACTCATGTGCGAGACTCCGAGGTGTGCACGGGTGAGCGTGCGTGAGTGGCTATGCGTGCCTCGGGCCCCATCTCTGACCGGCTTCCCGGTGGGGTCCCGCCAGCCCCAGACGGGGAACTACCACTCCCAGCATACCCGAGCGGGCCCGCCCCGCCACCCTGATTGGCTGTGGCCCCGGTGCTCCCGCCCCCCCGGGAATGAATGGATGGGCGGCCTCAGCGCCCGCCCGAGCGCTGGGAGGACCGGCCCGGCGGGGACCTGCTGGGGGCAGGACCCGGGGAGCAAGATGGCCACGGTCATCCCCGGCCCCCTGAG CCTAGGCGAGGACTTCTACCGCGAGGCCATCGAGCACTGCCGCAGCTACAACGCGCGCCTGTGCGCCGAGCGCAGCCTGCGCCTGCCCTTCCTCGACTCGCAGACCGGCGTGGCCCAGAACAACTGCTACATCTGGATGGAGAAGACCCACCGCGGCCCGG GTTTGGCCCCCGGACAGATCTATACGTACCCAGCCCGCTGTTGGAGAAAGAAACGGAGGCTCAACATCCTGGAAGACCCCAGACTCCGGCCCTGCGAGTACAAGATCG ACTGTGAAGCACCACTGAAAAAGGAGGGTGGCCTCCCTGAAGGGCCAGTCCTTGAGGCTCTCCTGTGTGCCGAGACAGGGGAGAAGAAGATAGAGCTGAAGGAGGAGGAGACCATTATGGACTGCCAG AAACAGCAACTGCTGGAGTTTCCTCATGATCTTGAAGTGGAAGACCCGGAGGATGACATGCCCAGGAGGAAGAACAGGGCCAAAGGAAAG GCATACGGCATCGGGGGGCTCCGGAAACGCCAGGACACCGCTTCCCTGGAGGACCGAGACAAGCCGTATGTCTGTGATA TCTGTGGGAAACGGTATAAGAATCGGCCAGGGCTCAGCTACCACTACACCCACACCCACCTGgctgaggaggagggggaggagaacgCCGAACGCCACGCCCTGCCCTTCCACCGGAAAAACAACCATAAAC CCAAGAAGGCGCCTGATGGCACTGTCATCCCCAACGGCTACTGCGACTTCTGCCTGGGGGGCTCCAAGAAGACGGGGTGTCCTGAGGACCTCATCTCCTGTGCTGACTGTGGGCGATCAG GACACCCCTCGTGTTTACAGTTCACGGTGAATATGACGGCAGCCGTGCGCACGTACCGCTGGCAGTGCATCGAGTGCAAGTCCTGCAGCCTGTGCGGCACCTCGGAGAACGAC GGTGCCAGCTGGGCGGGTCTCACCCCCCAGGACCAGCTGCTGTTTTGTGACGACTGCGATCGGGGTTACCACATGTACTGCCTGAGTCCCCCCATGGCGGAGCCCCCGGAAG GGAGCTGGAGTTGTCACCTCTGTCTTCGGCACCTGAAAGAGAAGGCGTCTGCCTACATCACACTCACCTAG
- the DPF1 gene encoding zinc finger protein neuro-d4: MATVIPGPLSLGEDFYREAIEHCRSYNARLCAERSLRLPFLDSQTGVAQNNCYIWMEKTHRGPGLAPGQIYTYPARCWRKKRRLNILEDPRLRPCEYKIDCEAPLKKEGGLPEGPVLEALLCAETGEKKIELKEEETIMDCQKQQLLEFPHDLEVEDPEDDMPRRKNRAKGKAYGIGGLRKRQDTASLEDRDKPYVCDICGKRYKNRPGLSYHYTHTHLAEEEGEENAERHALPFHRKNNHKQFYKELAWVPESQRKHTAKKAPDGTVIPNGYCDFCLGGSKKTGCPEDLISCADCGRSGHPSCLQFTVNMTAAVRTYRWQCIECKSCSLCGTSENDDQLLFCDDCDRGYHMYCLSPPMAEPPEGSWSCHLCLRHLKEKASAYITLT; encoded by the exons ATGGCCACGGTCATCCCCGGCCCCCTGAG CCTAGGCGAGGACTTCTACCGCGAGGCCATCGAGCACTGCCGCAGCTACAACGCGCGCCTGTGCGCCGAGCGCAGCCTGCGCCTGCCCTTCCTCGACTCGCAGACCGGCGTGGCCCAGAACAACTGCTACATCTGGATGGAGAAGACCCACCGCGGCCCGG GTTTGGCCCCCGGACAGATCTATACGTACCCAGCCCGCTGTTGGAGAAAGAAACGGAGGCTCAACATCCTGGAAGACCCCAGACTCCGGCCCTGCGAGTACAAGATCG ACTGTGAAGCACCACTGAAAAAGGAGGGTGGCCTCCCTGAAGGGCCAGTCCTTGAGGCTCTCCTGTGTGCCGAGACAGGGGAGAAGAAGATAGAGCTGAAGGAGGAGGAGACCATTATGGACTGCCAG AAACAGCAACTGCTGGAGTTTCCTCATGATCTTGAAGTGGAAGACCCGGAGGATGACATGCCCAGGAGGAAGAACAGGGCCAAAGGAAAG GCATACGGCATCGGGGGGCTCCGGAAACGCCAGGACACCGCTTCCCTGGAGGACCGAGACAAGCCGTATGTCTGTGATA TCTGTGGGAAACGGTATAAGAATCGGCCAGGGCTCAGCTACCACTACACCCACACCCACCTGgctgaggaggagggggaggagaacgCCGAACGCCACGCCCTGCCCTTCCACCGGAAAAACAACCATAAAC agttttACAAAGAATTGGCCTGGGTCCCTGAGTCACAGAGGAAACACACAG CCAAGAAGGCGCCTGATGGCACTGTCATCCCCAACGGCTACTGCGACTTCTGCCTGGGGGGCTCCAAGAAGACGGGGTGTCCTGAGGACCTCATCTCCTGTGCTGACTGTGGGCGATCAG GACACCCCTCGTGTTTACAGTTCACGGTGAATATGACGGCAGCCGTGCGCACGTACCGCTGGCAGTGCATCGAGTGCAAGTCCTGCAGCCTGTGCGGCACCTCGGAGAACGAC GACCAGCTGCTGTTTTGTGACGACTGCGATCGGGGTTACCACATGTACTGCCTGAGTCCCCCCATGGCGGAGCCCCCGGAAG GGAGCTGGAGTTGTCACCTCTGTCTTCGGCACCTGAAAGAGAAGGCGTCTGCCTACATCACACTCACCTAG
- the DPF1 gene encoding zinc finger protein neuro-d4 isoform X3, with protein MATVIPGPLSLGEDFYREAIEHCRSYNARLCAERSLRLPFLDSQTGVAQNNCYIWMEKTHRGPGLAPGQIYTYPARCWRKKRRLNILEDPRLRPCEYKIDCEAPLKKEGGLPEGPVLEALLCAETGEKKIELKEEETIMDCQKQQLLEFPHDLEVEDPEDDMPRRKNRAKGKAYGIGGLRKRQDTASLEDRDKPYVCDICGKRYKNRPGLSYHYTHTHLAEEEGEENAERHALPFHRKNNHKPKKAPDGTVIPNGYCDFCLGGSKKTGCPEDLISCADCGRSGHPSCLQFTVNMTAAVRTYRWQCIECKSCSLCGTSENDDQLLFCDDCDRGYHMYCLSPPMAEPPEGSWSCHLCLRHLKEKASAYITLT; from the exons ATGGCCACGGTCATCCCCGGCCCCCTGAG CCTAGGCGAGGACTTCTACCGCGAGGCCATCGAGCACTGCCGCAGCTACAACGCGCGCCTGTGCGCCGAGCGCAGCCTGCGCCTGCCCTTCCTCGACTCGCAGACCGGCGTGGCCCAGAACAACTGCTACATCTGGATGGAGAAGACCCACCGCGGCCCGG GTTTGGCCCCCGGACAGATCTATACGTACCCAGCCCGCTGTTGGAGAAAGAAACGGAGGCTCAACATCCTGGAAGACCCCAGACTCCGGCCCTGCGAGTACAAGATCG ACTGTGAAGCACCACTGAAAAAGGAGGGTGGCCTCCCTGAAGGGCCAGTCCTTGAGGCTCTCCTGTGTGCCGAGACAGGGGAGAAGAAGATAGAGCTGAAGGAGGAGGAGACCATTATGGACTGCCAG AAACAGCAACTGCTGGAGTTTCCTCATGATCTTGAAGTGGAAGACCCGGAGGATGACATGCCCAGGAGGAAGAACAGGGCCAAAGGAAAG GCATACGGCATCGGGGGGCTCCGGAAACGCCAGGACACCGCTTCCCTGGAGGACCGAGACAAGCCGTATGTCTGTGATA TCTGTGGGAAACGGTATAAGAATCGGCCAGGGCTCAGCTACCACTACACCCACACCCACCTGgctgaggaggagggggaggagaacgCCGAACGCCACGCCCTGCCCTTCCACCGGAAAAACAACCATAAAC CCAAGAAGGCGCCTGATGGCACTGTCATCCCCAACGGCTACTGCGACTTCTGCCTGGGGGGCTCCAAGAAGACGGGGTGTCCTGAGGACCTCATCTCCTGTGCTGACTGTGGGCGATCAG GACACCCCTCGTGTTTACAGTTCACGGTGAATATGACGGCAGCCGTGCGCACGTACCGCTGGCAGTGCATCGAGTGCAAGTCCTGCAGCCTGTGCGGCACCTCGGAGAACGAC GACCAGCTGCTGTTTTGTGACGACTGCGATCGGGGTTACCACATGTACTGCCTGAGTCCCCCCATGGCGGAGCCCCCGGAAG GGAGCTGGAGTTGTCACCTCTGTCTTCGGCACCTGAAAGAGAAGGCGTCTGCCTACATCACACTCACCTAG
- the DPF1 gene encoding zinc finger protein neuro-d4 isoform X7, whose translation MATAIQNPLKSLGEDFYREAIEHCRSYNARLCAERSLRLPFLDSQTGVAQNNCYIWMEKTHRGPGLAPGQIYTYPARCWRKKRRLNILEDPRLRPCEYKIDCEAPLKKEGGLPEGPVLEALLCAETGEKKIELKEEETIMDCQKQQLLEFPHDLEVEDPEDDMPRRKNRAKGKAYGIGGLRKRQDTASLEDRDKPYVCDICGKRYKNRPGLSYHYTHTHLAEEEGEENAERHALPFHRKNNHKPKKAPDGTVIPNGYCDFCLGGSKKTGCPEDLISCADCGRSGHPSCLQFTVNMTAAVRTYRWQCIECKSCSLCGTSENDDQLLFCDDCDRGYHMYCLSPPMAEPPEGSWSCHLCLRHLKEKASAYITLT comes from the exons ATGGCCACCGCCATTCAGAACCCGCTCAAGTC CCTAGGCGAGGACTTCTACCGCGAGGCCATCGAGCACTGCCGCAGCTACAACGCGCGCCTGTGCGCCGAGCGCAGCCTGCGCCTGCCCTTCCTCGACTCGCAGACCGGCGTGGCCCAGAACAACTGCTACATCTGGATGGAGAAGACCCACCGCGGCCCGG GTTTGGCCCCCGGACAGATCTATACGTACCCAGCCCGCTGTTGGAGAAAGAAACGGAGGCTCAACATCCTGGAAGACCCCAGACTCCGGCCCTGCGAGTACAAGATCG ACTGTGAAGCACCACTGAAAAAGGAGGGTGGCCTCCCTGAAGGGCCAGTCCTTGAGGCTCTCCTGTGTGCCGAGACAGGGGAGAAGAAGATAGAGCTGAAGGAGGAGGAGACCATTATGGACTGCCAG AAACAGCAACTGCTGGAGTTTCCTCATGATCTTGAAGTGGAAGACCCGGAGGATGACATGCCCAGGAGGAAGAACAGGGCCAAAGGAAAG GCATACGGCATCGGGGGGCTCCGGAAACGCCAGGACACCGCTTCCCTGGAGGACCGAGACAAGCCGTATGTCTGTGATA TCTGTGGGAAACGGTATAAGAATCGGCCAGGGCTCAGCTACCACTACACCCACACCCACCTGgctgaggaggagggggaggagaacgCCGAACGCCACGCCCTGCCCTTCCACCGGAAAAACAACCATAAAC CCAAGAAGGCGCCTGATGGCACTGTCATCCCCAACGGCTACTGCGACTTCTGCCTGGGGGGCTCCAAGAAGACGGGGTGTCCTGAGGACCTCATCTCCTGTGCTGACTGTGGGCGATCAG GACACCCCTCGTGTTTACAGTTCACGGTGAATATGACGGCAGCCGTGCGCACGTACCGCTGGCAGTGCATCGAGTGCAAGTCCTGCAGCCTGTGCGGCACCTCGGAGAACGAC GACCAGCTGCTGTTTTGTGACGACTGCGATCGGGGTTACCACATGTACTGCCTGAGTCCCCCCATGGCGGAGCCCCCGGAAG GGAGCTGGAGTTGTCACCTCTGTCTTCGGCACCTGAAAGAGAAGGCGTCTGCCTACATCACACTCACCTAG
- the DPF1 gene encoding zinc finger protein neuro-d4 isoform X4, whose amino-acid sequence MATAIQNPLKSLGEDFYREAIEHCRSYNARLCAERSLRLPFLDSQTGVAQNNCYIWMEKTHRGPGLAPGQIYTYPARCWRKKRRLNILEDPRLRPCEYKIDCEAPLKKEGGLPEGPVLEALLCAETGEKKIELKEEETIMDCQKQQLLEFPHDLEVEDPEDDMPRRKNRAKGKAYGIGGLRKRQDTASLEDRDKPYVCDICGKRYKNRPGLSYHYTHTHLAEEEGEENAERHALPFHRKNNHKQFYKELAWVPESQRKHTAKKAPDGTVIPNGYCDFCLGGSKKTGCPEDLISCADCGRSGHPSCLQFTVNMTAAVRTYRWQCIECKSCSLCGTSENDGASWAGLTPQDQLLFCDDCDRGYHMYCLSPPMAEPPEGSWSCHLCLRHLKEKASAYITLT is encoded by the exons ATGGCCACCGCCATTCAGAACCCGCTCAAGTC CCTAGGCGAGGACTTCTACCGCGAGGCCATCGAGCACTGCCGCAGCTACAACGCGCGCCTGTGCGCCGAGCGCAGCCTGCGCCTGCCCTTCCTCGACTCGCAGACCGGCGTGGCCCAGAACAACTGCTACATCTGGATGGAGAAGACCCACCGCGGCCCGG GTTTGGCCCCCGGACAGATCTATACGTACCCAGCCCGCTGTTGGAGAAAGAAACGGAGGCTCAACATCCTGGAAGACCCCAGACTCCGGCCCTGCGAGTACAAGATCG ACTGTGAAGCACCACTGAAAAAGGAGGGTGGCCTCCCTGAAGGGCCAGTCCTTGAGGCTCTCCTGTGTGCCGAGACAGGGGAGAAGAAGATAGAGCTGAAGGAGGAGGAGACCATTATGGACTGCCAG AAACAGCAACTGCTGGAGTTTCCTCATGATCTTGAAGTGGAAGACCCGGAGGATGACATGCCCAGGAGGAAGAACAGGGCCAAAGGAAAG GCATACGGCATCGGGGGGCTCCGGAAACGCCAGGACACCGCTTCCCTGGAGGACCGAGACAAGCCGTATGTCTGTGATA TCTGTGGGAAACGGTATAAGAATCGGCCAGGGCTCAGCTACCACTACACCCACACCCACCTGgctgaggaggagggggaggagaacgCCGAACGCCACGCCCTGCCCTTCCACCGGAAAAACAACCATAAAC agttttACAAAGAATTGGCCTGGGTCCCTGAGTCACAGAGGAAACACACAG CCAAGAAGGCGCCTGATGGCACTGTCATCCCCAACGGCTACTGCGACTTCTGCCTGGGGGGCTCCAAGAAGACGGGGTGTCCTGAGGACCTCATCTCCTGTGCTGACTGTGGGCGATCAG GACACCCCTCGTGTTTACAGTTCACGGTGAATATGACGGCAGCCGTGCGCACGTACCGCTGGCAGTGCATCGAGTGCAAGTCCTGCAGCCTGTGCGGCACCTCGGAGAACGAC GGTGCCAGCTGGGCGGGTCTCACCCCCCAGGACCAGCTGCTGTTTTGTGACGACTGCGATCGGGGTTACCACATGTACTGCCTGAGTCCCCCCATGGCGGAGCCCCCGGAAG GGAGCTGGAGTTGTCACCTCTGTCTTCGGCACCTGAAAGAGAAGGCGTCTGCCTACATCACACTCACCTAG
- the DPF1 gene encoding zinc finger protein neuro-d4 isoform X6, whose amino-acid sequence MEKTHRGPGLAPGQIYTYPARCWRKKRRLNILEDPRLRPCEYKIDCEAPLKKEGGLPEGPVLEALLCAETGEKKIELKEEETIMDCQKQQLLEFPHDLEVEDPEDDMPRRKNRAKGKAYGIGGLRKRQDTASLEDRDKPYVCDICGKRYKNRPGLSYHYTHTHLAEEEGEENAERHALPFHRKNNHKQFYKELAWVPESQRKHTAKKAPDGTVIPNGYCDFCLGGSKKTGCPEDLISCADCGRSGHPSCLQFTVNMTAAVRTYRWQCIECKSCSLCGTSENDGASWAGLTPQDQLLFCDDCDRGYHMYCLSPPMAEPPEGSWSCHLCLRHLKEKASAYITLT is encoded by the exons ATGGAGAAGACCCACCGCGGCCCGG GTTTGGCCCCCGGACAGATCTATACGTACCCAGCCCGCTGTTGGAGAAAGAAACGGAGGCTCAACATCCTGGAAGACCCCAGACTCCGGCCCTGCGAGTACAAGATCG ACTGTGAAGCACCACTGAAAAAGGAGGGTGGCCTCCCTGAAGGGCCAGTCCTTGAGGCTCTCCTGTGTGCCGAGACAGGGGAGAAGAAGATAGAGCTGAAGGAGGAGGAGACCATTATGGACTGCCAG AAACAGCAACTGCTGGAGTTTCCTCATGATCTTGAAGTGGAAGACCCGGAGGATGACATGCCCAGGAGGAAGAACAGGGCCAAAGGAAAG GCATACGGCATCGGGGGGCTCCGGAAACGCCAGGACACCGCTTCCCTGGAGGACCGAGACAAGCCGTATGTCTGTGATA TCTGTGGGAAACGGTATAAGAATCGGCCAGGGCTCAGCTACCACTACACCCACACCCACCTGgctgaggaggagggggaggagaacgCCGAACGCCACGCCCTGCCCTTCCACCGGAAAAACAACCATAAAC agttttACAAAGAATTGGCCTGGGTCCCTGAGTCACAGAGGAAACACACAG CCAAGAAGGCGCCTGATGGCACTGTCATCCCCAACGGCTACTGCGACTTCTGCCTGGGGGGCTCCAAGAAGACGGGGTGTCCTGAGGACCTCATCTCCTGTGCTGACTGTGGGCGATCAG GACACCCCTCGTGTTTACAGTTCACGGTGAATATGACGGCAGCCGTGCGCACGTACCGCTGGCAGTGCATCGAGTGCAAGTCCTGCAGCCTGTGCGGCACCTCGGAGAACGAC GGTGCCAGCTGGGCGGGTCTCACCCCCCAGGACCAGCTGCTGTTTTGTGACGACTGCGATCGGGGTTACCACATGTACTGCCTGAGTCCCCCCATGGCGGAGCCCCCGGAAG GGAGCTGGAGTTGTCACCTCTGTCTTCGGCACCTGAAAGAGAAGGCGTCTGCCTACATCACACTCACCTAG
- the DPF1 gene encoding zinc finger protein neuro-d4 isoform X5 translates to MATAIQNPLKSLGEDFYREAIEHCRSYNARLCAERSLRLPFLDSQTGVAQNNCYIWMEKTHRGPGLAPGQIYTYPARCWRKKRRLNILEDPRLRPCEYKIDCEAPLKKEGGLPEGPVLEALLCAETGEKKIELKEEETIMDCQKQQLLEFPHDLEVEDPEDDMPRRKNRAKGKAYGIGGLRKRQDTASLEDRDKPYVCDICGKRYKNRPGLSYHYTHTHLAEEEGEENAERHALPFHRKNNHKQFYKELAWVPESQRKHTAKKAPDGTVIPNGYCDFCLGGSKKTGCPEDLISCADCGRSGHPSCLQFTVNMTAAVRTYRWQCIECKSCSLCGTSENDDQLLFCDDCDRGYHMYCLSPPMAEPPEGSWSCHLCLRHLKEKASAYITLT, encoded by the exons ATGGCCACCGCCATTCAGAACCCGCTCAAGTC CCTAGGCGAGGACTTCTACCGCGAGGCCATCGAGCACTGCCGCAGCTACAACGCGCGCCTGTGCGCCGAGCGCAGCCTGCGCCTGCCCTTCCTCGACTCGCAGACCGGCGTGGCCCAGAACAACTGCTACATCTGGATGGAGAAGACCCACCGCGGCCCGG GTTTGGCCCCCGGACAGATCTATACGTACCCAGCCCGCTGTTGGAGAAAGAAACGGAGGCTCAACATCCTGGAAGACCCCAGACTCCGGCCCTGCGAGTACAAGATCG ACTGTGAAGCACCACTGAAAAAGGAGGGTGGCCTCCCTGAAGGGCCAGTCCTTGAGGCTCTCCTGTGTGCCGAGACAGGGGAGAAGAAGATAGAGCTGAAGGAGGAGGAGACCATTATGGACTGCCAG AAACAGCAACTGCTGGAGTTTCCTCATGATCTTGAAGTGGAAGACCCGGAGGATGACATGCCCAGGAGGAAGAACAGGGCCAAAGGAAAG GCATACGGCATCGGGGGGCTCCGGAAACGCCAGGACACCGCTTCCCTGGAGGACCGAGACAAGCCGTATGTCTGTGATA TCTGTGGGAAACGGTATAAGAATCGGCCAGGGCTCAGCTACCACTACACCCACACCCACCTGgctgaggaggagggggaggagaacgCCGAACGCCACGCCCTGCCCTTCCACCGGAAAAACAACCATAAAC agttttACAAAGAATTGGCCTGGGTCCCTGAGTCACAGAGGAAACACACAG CCAAGAAGGCGCCTGATGGCACTGTCATCCCCAACGGCTACTGCGACTTCTGCCTGGGGGGCTCCAAGAAGACGGGGTGTCCTGAGGACCTCATCTCCTGTGCTGACTGTGGGCGATCAG GACACCCCTCGTGTTTACAGTTCACGGTGAATATGACGGCAGCCGTGCGCACGTACCGCTGGCAGTGCATCGAGTGCAAGTCCTGCAGCCTGTGCGGCACCTCGGAGAACGAC GACCAGCTGCTGTTTTGTGACGACTGCGATCGGGGTTACCACATGTACTGCCTGAGTCCCCCCATGGCGGAGCCCCCGGAAG GGAGCTGGAGTTGTCACCTCTGTCTTCGGCACCTGAAAGAGAAGGCGTCTGCCTACATCACACTCACCTAG
- the DPF1 gene encoding zinc finger protein neuro-d4 isoform X1 has translation MRECRLMCETPRCARVSVREWLCVPRAPSLTGFPVGSRQPQTGNYHSQHTRAGPPRHPDWLWPRCSRPPGNEWMGGLSARPSAGRTGPAGTCWGQDPGSKMATVIPGPLSLGEDFYREAIEHCRSYNARLCAERSLRLPFLDSQTGVAQNNCYIWMEKTHRGPGLAPGQIYTYPARCWRKKRRLNILEDPRLRPCEYKIDCEAPLKKEGGLPEGPVLEALLCAETGEKKIELKEEETIMDCQKQQLLEFPHDLEVEDPEDDMPRRKNRAKGKAYGIGGLRKRQDTASLEDRDKPYVCDICGKRYKNRPGLSYHYTHTHLAEEEGEENAERHALPFHRKNNHKQFYKELAWVPESQRKHTAKKAPDGTVIPNGYCDFCLGGSKKTGCPEDLISCADCGRSGHPSCLQFTVNMTAAVRTYRWQCIECKSCSLCGTSENDGASWAGLTPQDQLLFCDDCDRGYHMYCLSPPMAEPPEGSWSCHLCLRHLKEKASAYITLT, from the exons ATGCGTGAGTGTAGACTCATGTGCGAGACTCCGAGGTGTGCACGGGTGAGCGTGCGTGAGTGGCTATGCGTGCCTCGGGCCCCATCTCTGACCGGCTTCCCGGTGGGGTCCCGCCAGCCCCAGACGGGGAACTACCACTCCCAGCATACCCGAGCGGGCCCGCCCCGCCACCCTGATTGGCTGTGGCCCCGGTGCTCCCGCCCCCCCGGGAATGAATGGATGGGCGGCCTCAGCGCCCGCCCGAGCGCTGGGAGGACCGGCCCGGCGGGGACCTGCTGGGGGCAGGACCCGGGGAGCAAGATGGCCACGGTCATCCCCGGCCCCCTGAG CCTAGGCGAGGACTTCTACCGCGAGGCCATCGAGCACTGCCGCAGCTACAACGCGCGCCTGTGCGCCGAGCGCAGCCTGCGCCTGCCCTTCCTCGACTCGCAGACCGGCGTGGCCCAGAACAACTGCTACATCTGGATGGAGAAGACCCACCGCGGCCCGG GTTTGGCCCCCGGACAGATCTATACGTACCCAGCCCGCTGTTGGAGAAAGAAACGGAGGCTCAACATCCTGGAAGACCCCAGACTCCGGCCCTGCGAGTACAAGATCG ACTGTGAAGCACCACTGAAAAAGGAGGGTGGCCTCCCTGAAGGGCCAGTCCTTGAGGCTCTCCTGTGTGCCGAGACAGGGGAGAAGAAGATAGAGCTGAAGGAGGAGGAGACCATTATGGACTGCCAG AAACAGCAACTGCTGGAGTTTCCTCATGATCTTGAAGTGGAAGACCCGGAGGATGACATGCCCAGGAGGAAGAACAGGGCCAAAGGAAAG GCATACGGCATCGGGGGGCTCCGGAAACGCCAGGACACCGCTTCCCTGGAGGACCGAGACAAGCCGTATGTCTGTGATA TCTGTGGGAAACGGTATAAGAATCGGCCAGGGCTCAGCTACCACTACACCCACACCCACCTGgctgaggaggagggggaggagaacgCCGAACGCCACGCCCTGCCCTTCCACCGGAAAAACAACCATAAAC agttttACAAAGAATTGGCCTGGGTCCCTGAGTCACAGAGGAAACACACAG CCAAGAAGGCGCCTGATGGCACTGTCATCCCCAACGGCTACTGCGACTTCTGCCTGGGGGGCTCCAAGAAGACGGGGTGTCCTGAGGACCTCATCTCCTGTGCTGACTGTGGGCGATCAG GACACCCCTCGTGTTTACAGTTCACGGTGAATATGACGGCAGCCGTGCGCACGTACCGCTGGCAGTGCATCGAGTGCAAGTCCTGCAGCCTGTGCGGCACCTCGGAGAACGAC GGTGCCAGCTGGGCGGGTCTCACCCCCCAGGACCAGCTGCTGTTTTGTGACGACTGCGATCGGGGTTACCACATGTACTGCCTGAGTCCCCCCATGGCGGAGCCCCCGGAAG GGAGCTGGAGTTGTCACCTCTGTCTTCGGCACCTGAAAGAGAAGGCGTCTGCCTACATCACACTCACCTAG